Within Saccharomyces paradoxus chromosome X, complete sequence, the genomic segment aaaaaCATACTGAAAATCtaaaaaattctaaatcACAGGAAAGTGATGATTTTGAGCAACTGGTCAACTTATCTGGCGTCTCTAAGCTAGAAAGCTTTTATAGCGGTaaggagaaaaaagaaaatagcaaGTCAGAGGATGATAGATTAATCGAAGGGTTGCTAGGAGGAGAGAGTAATTTAGAAACCGTTATGAGTCATGATTCGGTTGTCAATTCGCACGCAAGCAGctcttcttcaaatataATTACAAAAGAAGCGTCTCGGGTGGCTAACGATGCGATAAATGCATTAAGGAAAtcgaggaaaaaaattaccaAGCGGTATGAAATTGGGACACCTACTTGGACCGGAAGATTTGGTAAAGCAGGTAAAATCAGAAAGAGAGATCCGTTGAAAAACAGATTGACCGGATCAGCTGCCATTTTAGGCAATATTACAAAGTCACAAAGGGAGGCATCTAGGGAAGCTCATCAAGAAAACTACGACGATGACGTTAACTTTACAAGTTCCAGCGAACTTAATTCCAATACCAAGATGCTAGAAAATATTCGGAGATATTTGCAGCAACAAAATAACTTCTTCTCATCCAGTGTTAGCATACTTAACAGCATTGGTGTCAACCTTTctgataaagaagatgttATCAAAGTTAGAGCGCTATTAAAAACCATAGCGCAGTTTGATAAGGAGCGTAGGGGGTGGGTACTCGATGAAGAATTTAGGAATAACAATGtttgatgaaatttctGAATGGTCAGAGTACCCTTAATGTAATTTTATTCACAGATATATCTATAAAAATACATTATGTGTTATGTGCGTATGTATATTCTAAAAGCTTTTAGCGGAATCCATAACCTTCAGATTCATTAATTGCCCAAAGCAATTTCAGttccagtttttttttcgagGAATAACTCCATAAAcatatttcattgaagCACGTATGAGCCAATGGCAAATCATCACTGTCATGAGACCCTAGCAGGCTGATTTTAAATGGGATGGTAGAAATACCTGTTGCTGGTATACGATCAGATGCCGTTATAAATTGTAACAGTTTTTTCTGCAATGTATAGTCCCAactttcaatgatttcCCAAAACCAACGAACCACTTTAGAATCATCAGAAAACCCACCTACATACTTCGTCACAGACCTTAAAGatttaaaatcaaatttagtCTGTTCTTCATCACCGCATACTAATCTTTCCAGCTCTTCAGAATTAAATAATTTTATAGAATTGCATTCCGCGAAGACTCTTTTGAAACCTGAAAcaaatttattatattgTGGCTCAATGGACTTTTCTAGATAGAATTCTACCCATTTCGTGACAAAATCATGCTTGTTGCTTTGGGTTATTGGGAGgtttttgccattttcaCATAATTCCACCGTTACGTATTCTTTGCTCGATTTACTATCATTTAAAATCCAGTTGTTATTTCGATACGTAGTCTCGaaagttaaagaaaagacatCTTCGAAATCATCCTTTGTATAATTGAGCATTTTGATCAAGTTTCTACTTGTCTCTGGAAACAACTCTGAATAATCTTCAAAACTCAGAGACTCTGAgcataattttttgtaaagtGCCTTTGGAAATTGTAAATCTAATATGGTGCTGTTGAAAATTGCTAACGCCATAACAACTCCGAACAAGTAATATAATTCTAGTTGagagtttttttttttggatttgtCAAAATTTGGAGGGTCAATGGCAAACCATGAACGTGAGCTTTCCTTTATATAAATGAATAAACCATTCATTGGAttaaataatgattttgttAACAGGAAAAACCATTCTTTTCTCAACCCTCCCGCGTCAATTCCAGGCTCATTAACAAACTCTATTCTTAGCGATTTCAATAAATCGCCTTGATGCTCCTTAATACATCTCAATGAATCATGAGAGATAACGTCACGCCGTACcttaattttgaaataaacGTCTACTGATCTGCCTTTATCTAGGGAGATTAGAAAAGCTTGTTCAGCTTCATGCTCCATGATTCTACGAATTTCATATTCCATAATAGAAATTTTAATGCCGAGTGACAATATAAATGGATACttacaaaaggaaaaccCTTTTTTTGTCCTCGAATTTCCCCACTCTTCGATCAGTTGATtcatttttgtcttttgaGCTACTCCTCTCCAATGATCAAAATCCTGTCTATAGTCGATGAAGTCTAGTGTTATATTGTAAAAACTTTGTATCGACAAAGCTCTATGGCCATTTCTCCTCGTATTAGCCATATAATAGATGAACATCAATTTTGCCGCAGAGCAAATATGCCAATCTTCCtcatattgaaaaattttaaacttTATCTTATTATTGGCGGGATGCGTGATATcactttcctttttttcatctgaTAGTGCACTTATGGGTCTAGTACTCAGGAATTCATGGCCGGTAGTATGATGCCGACGAAGACGAGATCGCATCTCATCTTCAGGCTTTACGTTATTGTTGGCGGTTCTATTTGATAATTCGTTCGACAGTAGTCTGGAAAATTGGAAATTGATATATAAATTTAAAATCTCTACCTGATATGAGAAATTATCCGTAGGGGTTCGCCGTAATGATTGAATCAACTGTTGGGAGGTTTTTGTCGATAGATTAGACAAGTAGCCGATACACCGTTTGACCAACTCATAAGACACCGCCCTTATCTGCTGGGTTTCAAACGCATTTTTGCTCTTCCGATCTCTAATAAGGCAGCTTCGTATTGTGGGTATATTTAATATAATCAGCAACCAACGATACTGCGATATTTGCAATTTTTCTCCCTTATTAACCGTTATCCTTTTCAATAGATCGTTACAGCAACACAGCATACTATAATACGGTTTCCTTGTAGGCAGAGTGAATAATATACAGTAAAAGTTTTGTAAAGCCTCGTAGTTTATCATCTTTACATTTCTTTCGGCATCGTGCACCAAAAACGACCTATTTAAAACGCTGATATCATGAAATCTATCCAGTAAATAGGTTATTACCGGCTGGAAAATCAACccctttctttctttatctagAATCCCAATTTTCTTGAGTCGTTGTAAATCATCATGGCACCTTCCTACCACCATCTGTAAGCCCTCTAAGGTGCACGAAATATGTGTACTGGATTCCAGATTACTGCTAATCGTTGGCTCCTTTATAATAACGGTTACTTGGCATGCACTGCatcgaaatttttttatggaGTCTGGGAACCGTAGCGGGATACCACAACAGAGGCAATCGAGTGAAGATAAGCAAGATttagtttcttcttccgtTACGCATGCCTGAGAGATCCGTTTGCCCTTGCTATTTGGACAACCTCCGTCCTTTACCCTAGCGGCTAAAGACCGTTCCGACATGCGCCTTCCTGATTTGGATACCGTGTTTCTCGTGTGGGCTACAGAATGTGATAGTAATTCTTTGGACATAGATCCATCTCTACTGTCTCTTTTCGCATTAAGCTTGCCGAAGAAAGAAACcatttcttgttttcaCTTTACCTATCCGAcgtcgtcttcttcttcgagAGATAAGCAACGTAAAATTCACCAATTCCCTTAAAAATGTGTACCTTTCTGCTGAAAGTCAAGAAACGCATGCAAAAAATTGCCCCTATCTAGCAAATTCTCGAATGTATTTATCTACTTGTACCACATGGGCGGTTATACCTGACTCTTCAAAAAACCCTGTAACctccatttttttcctttatttgGGGCAATCACAAAAAAGGGTCCCAGAAAGATATGACCCTACTCTCTTTTTGTCCTATTTAAAAACGCTAAAGGATACAAGTTTCAAACTAGACCTCGGTTAACCATGAGTCTTGACTCGTAGACGTCGCTCCCCTCTCTGCAATCACATTAAGTTGAGATGATCGTATACCTTCCGTGGGAGCACTTATTGACTTGACAAGAGAGCTCATGATAGACAGGAACGAGAGTCAGGGTAATTGGATCGTGGCAGGATGCAGCCAAGAGAAACGATGCAAACGGAAAGTTGCCAAGGGATGTGTGTGTCTAATTTCTTATGCTAGCAGGGAGGATTCGTATGATTCGTATAGCAATGTCTGACAACATTATAGTGAGCGAGGTCAATGGTCCGCAGGAAGTAGTCAAATGTTTTGTTAGGGAAGAAGATGGACTCGAAGGGCAGAGTCGAAAATTGGTGGTCATAGGGCTAGAGTATATAGATGTGTTTGAAGGTATAGAACAAGATGAGGCGCGCAAGGTGTTAAGACTCAGGACCTACGGATGTACAGTGGCAGCATTTTATTATAAAGACCATACTGCACCGAACCGAAGATTGTATATTCTATTGAAGGCTACGGGACGGTTGGATTTCATCGACCTTGATTACAAATTGGTGAAATCTCTGGAAACAGGAATCGATCAGGTGAGATCAGAGCCaaagttcttttttcaagatcCACTACGAGCAGCTTtggttttcaatttgtCTTGCACTGAAATTTACGAAATTCCCACTGACGACATTCTTTGTCTAGTAGAAACGGACGTTAAATTGAGCTATATCACGTCCTCGCCGATAGTGTCCATAGATGAGTGTATAAATTTCAACGATATTTTAGACAAGGATGTCTTTACGTTGTCGATTCTCACACATACGTACAATGAGACTGAATATCAGTTGGAAGCATGCGTGTGCGTATTCGAGCCTAAACCAGCCAAAGGGGCCAAGTGGCAAAGAACTGCTAACTTATCCTTTGCGGAGAAAGCAAAGGCCTCACAAATACTTTTGAAATCGGTTGCTAATATTGGCCATTTTGTCTTTACGCCATGGAAAACCTATTTCATCAAGCATGCATTGTCATCGAAACAAACTATTGATGGTAAAACGATAGGTAAAATGTATCAAGGGCCTGGTGCCTTTGAACCTAATAGCACAGAAAGAATGGAGCTTTTGCAGCCTATTCTAGCGGATGCTACATCGAATCATTTAACATTTACATTCGTGACCAATACTGCATTTATGATAACGTGCAGGATGAATGCAATCCTAAGCAGTTTCGAAGACGATACGTATATCTGGGGAAGTGCCTTATATGAGAAATTTCCCATCAATGATGGTACTCTACTCGATCACTACCTTTCGGCGTTTTTCGATGAGAAGTGTTGGATACTGGTGTGCCCGAAGGGCCATCTTACAGTGCACTCAATCGGAAACAAAGCAAATGGTAATACCGTTGCTCTTGGTTCTTTGGTTTGCAAATCAACTCTGTATTCCGATTTCATAGGAAACTTCACACGGTCTCATTTATCTTGCGGATCATTACATAATGGGCAGGGATACTTGAGTTTGAAATATCGATCGTATGGAAACATTTTTGCTTCCGCTTCCATGAAGCTACTCTTCAAAACTAAAGACGGTGCTCCTCATCAAGTTTACTCTACAAGAAAAGGTATCTATTGGGCAGACgtgaataataatatttacaaAGATAGTGAGCGAATAGACTCAGAAATAGGTGGCAGTTTTATTGCTACTAAAGATGGAGCCTTACTGAAAGATAACACTATCGTTGCTTTGGCTCCAATTCGAAAAGATAATGAGTGCAATTATGTGTATGTTACAAAGCAAGGTTACTTGAGATGGAGTTGCTCAAAAGCTTATTATCGGATTCAAAACATAAAAACTAATTTGACTATAGAGAATTGCTTTATATCTGCCATTTCTAGgaaatgttcttttttgacAGTACTTGTGTTGAATGATGAAATAATGGTATTTGATCGCTACAATCGATCGAGAAGCCAGAAAGCGGTTTTCCATAGACTTTCTGATTTAGCGTCCATTTTCCTATATGAATACGAAAGTACAGTTTACATTTTCATATCTGACACTGAAGGAAATCTTTGCATTATGAAACTGGCAACGTTTGAAATCGTGGAAGAGTTTAAAATTTGTAAGAAGAAGTTGCAATTCTGCGAAGTGCCTAATTCAGATTACgtttttatatatacgACAGATACTACTGTCCTTTTCAAGCCATGTAAAGTAAAAGGTAGATTTGAAATCCAAGAGGTATATGCACCATATCGCATAAGCTACTTGATACCTGGAGAAAAAGACGACTCAGTTGTTATGGTTACTCTTCAAGGTAAATTTTATGACGTACATGTTCCTAGTACTGTTGGAATGGCTACGTTTGGCTCTAAGTTTGAGCAAGTTCCAAAAACCTGTCTCAAATTTATAACCTTGGAATCTTCATCAAGGTACGTGATTGTAGCGGCTGTGCCAGTAGCAAATCAATTGCAGGACAAGTATTCTGAAATTTATGTTTACGATGTTAAacatttcaaaaacatttcTGCATTCAATCTTTCTAGTATCAACAATGATATCAAAAGcataaaatatgaaaacGTTTTGATATCAGATATAATTGCTGTACCCATTCTCAAAAGAACCGAAGCATtggggaaaaaaaagacttCTGAACTGTATAAAGAAGtgattttcaattcatGTATCTTGGTGTCTT encodes:
- the MLO127 gene encoding Mlo127p (similar to YJR039W), translating into MLAGRIRMIRIAMSDNIIVSEVNGPQEVVKCFVREEDGLEGQSRKLVVIGLEYIDVFEGIEQDEARKVLRLRTYGCTVAAFYYKDHTAPNRRLYILLKATGRLDFIDLDYKLVKSLETGIDQVRSEPKFFFQDPLRAALVFNLSCTEIYEIPTDDILCLVETDVKLSYITSSPIVSIDECINFNDILDKDVFTLSILTHTYNETEYQLEACVCVFEPKPAKGAKWQRTANLSFAEKAKASQILLKSVANIGHFVFTPWKTYFIKHALSSKQTIDGKTIGKMYQGPGAFEPNSTERMELLQPILADATSNHLTFTFVTNTAFMITCRMNAILSSFEDDTYIWGSALYEKFPINDGTLLDHYLSAFFDEKCWILVCPKGHLTVHSIGNKANGNTVALGSLVCKSTLYSDFIGNFTRSHLSCGSLHNGQGYLSLKYRSYGNIFASASMKLLFKTKDGAPHQVYSTRKGIYWADVNNNIYKDSERIDSEIGGSFIATKDGALLKDNTIVALAPIRKDNECNYVYVTKQGYLRWSCSKAYYRIQNIKTNLTIENCFISAISRKCSFLTVLVLNDEIMVFDRYNRSRSQKAVFHRLSDLASIFLYEYESTVYIFISDTEGNLCIMKLATFEIVEEFKICKKKLQFCEVPNSDYVFIYTTDTTVLFKPCKVKGRFEIQEVYAPYRISYLIPGEKDDSVVMVTLQGKFYDVHVPSTVGMATFGSKFEQVPKTCLKFITLESSSRYVIVAAVPVANQLQDKYSEIYVYDVKHFKNISAFNLSSINNDIKSIKYENVLISDIIAVPILKRTEALGKKKTSELYKEVIFNSCILVSLNLDSIDDVDSSNMNNLLLFSFDEESGSIDFLFGINTGFPITGLHNYYNGCILVYGESMQAYQLNYSVHDNKFSIEQVSNILNISGVAITSSIFFDKRKAKMARKQQNIGTWIYLEKMVSLDIRKGMMRFNVIHTTDGNMDKVHLQVQPLDSLERDLINSITDSGKILTGAATVTFKNIRYLLISYGGQKLRLFSLELDGEEEIDEGVYHVGAPVTTINSVRTTDSRMSTFLGEPTFTPLFLVTTLSNGCYVIGFIHKESDISLYMLSEEKAVFARRPGQKFFGFLDPQMDDHIVISGS
- the HUL4 gene encoding putative E3 ubiquitin-protein ligase HUL4 (Protein with similarity to hect domain E3 ubiquitin-protein ligases~similar to YJR036C), producing MVSFFGKLNAKRDSRDGSMSKELLSHSVAHTRNTVSKSGRRMSERSLAARVKDGGCPNSKGKRISQACVTEEETKSCLSSLDCLCCGIPLRFPDSIKKFRCSACQVTVIIKEPTISSNLESSTHISCTLEGLQMVVGRCHDDLQRLKKIGILDKERKGLIFQPVITYLLDRFHDISVLNRSFLVHDAERNVKMINYEALQNFYCILFTLPTRKPYYSMLCCCNDLLKRITVNKGEKLQISQYRWLLIILNIPTIRSCLIRDRKSKNAFETQQIRAVSYELVKRCIGYLSNLSTKTSQQLIQSLRRTPTDNFSYQVEILNLYINFQFSRLLSNELSNRTANNNVKPEDEMRSRLRRHHTTGHEFLSTRPISALSDEKKESDITHPANNKIKFKIFQYEEDWHICSAAKLMFIYYMANTRRNGHRALSIQSFYNITLDFIDYRQDFDHWRGVAQKTKMNQLIEEWGNSRTKKGFSFCKYPFILSLGIKISIMEYEIRRIMEHEAEQAFLISLDKGRSVDVYFKIKVRRDVISHDSLRCIKEHQGDLLKSLRIEFVNEPGIDAGGLRKEWFFLLTKSLFNPMNGLFIYIKESSRSWFAIDPPNFDKSKKKNSQLELYYLFGVVMALAIFNSTILDLQFPKALYKKLCSESLSFEDYSELFPETSRNLIKMLNYTKDDFEDVFSLTFETTYRNNNWILNDSKSSKEYVTVELCENGKNLPITQSNKHDFVTKWVEFYLEKSIEPQYNKFVSGFKRVFAECNSIKLFNSEELERLVCGDEEQTKFDFKSLRSVTKYVGGFSDDSKVVRWFWEIIESWDYTLQKKLLQFITASDRIPATGISTIPFKISLLGSHDSDDLPLAHTCFNEICLWSYSSKKKLELKLLWAINESEGYGFR